In Aneurinibacillus sp. REN35, a genomic segment contains:
- a CDS encoding DUF86 domain-containing protein has translation MYQVNVEKIEEHLTYLEQVLFYIAPVIQDSEEAADALTVLALERALHIALETVADVGNYLIDGFIMRDPGSYEDIVDILEDETVVEPEMAESLRYVVNARKMLITTYTDVDRHTVRTMLCTHFSHLQQFPVRVRDYLKKELL, from the coding sequence ATCTTGAACAGGTGCTGTTTTATATTGCTCCCGTGATACAGGATAGCGAGGAAGCTGCCGATGCTCTGACAGTGCTTGCGCTTGAACGAGCGCTGCACATTGCGCTTGAGACGGTAGCGGATGTAGGCAATTATCTGATTGATGGCTTTATTATGCGGGACCCGGGCAGCTACGAAGACATCGTTGATATTCTAGAGGACGAGACCGTCGTTGAGCCGGAGATGGCGGAATCGCTGCGTTATGTAGTAAACGCCCGCAAGATGTTGATTACTACCTATACGGATGTGGATCGGCACACAGTGAGGACCATGCTGTGTACCCATTTCTCTCATTTGCAACAGTTTCCGGTGCGTGTACGCGATTACTTGAAAAAAGAACTGCTATAA